From Symbiobacterium terraclitae, the proteins below share one genomic window:
- a CDS encoding RNA polymerase sigma factor, protein MREGAQLLGDAHTGDDEALGRLMEAMGGSLLAYANRLLGDTFTAEEVCQDAMYKAWCHMESLEPTGQLRAWLYKVTRNAALDVLRSQRTQTVALPGDDMLDPTPGPEWELERKLFVETLHSALQRLPSHYTSVLSLRLLEGYSYKDIAEELNLPLGTVKSRLRNGLQYLSRELVSAGVDQAYLS, encoded by the coding sequence ATGCGTGAAGGTGCCCAGCTGTTGGGAGACGCTCACACGGGCGACGACGAGGCTCTTGGCCGGCTCATGGAAGCGATGGGAGGATCGCTGCTTGCCTACGCGAACCGCCTTCTGGGCGACACCTTCACCGCCGAGGAGGTGTGCCAGGACGCCATGTACAAGGCCTGGTGCCACATGGAGTCCCTGGAGCCGACCGGGCAGCTGCGGGCCTGGCTGTACAAGGTCACGCGAAACGCCGCGCTCGACGTCCTGCGGAGTCAGCGCACTCAGACCGTGGCCCTGCCGGGCGACGACATGCTTGACCCGACGCCGGGCCCCGAGTGGGAGCTGGAGCGCAAGCTGTTCGTCGAGACGCTCCACTCGGCGCTCCAGCGCCTGCCCTCACACTACACCTCGGTGCTGAGCCTACGGCTCCTGGAGGGCTACTCCTACAAGGACATTGCGGAGGAGCTGAACCTCCCGCTCGGGACGGTGAAGAGCCGCCTGCGAAACGGACTGCAGTACCTCTCGCGGGAACTGGTGAGCGCAGGCGTGGATCAGGCGTATCTCTCCTGA
- a CDS encoding LuxR C-terminal-related transcriptional regulator: protein MSVAYALEKIWGPHLSQRELEVGRLVVAGYSTQKIAETLFISENTVKTHLRNLFRKTKTRSRIELYRKLVESGVAAPSLRTFGESLPDRFEPLFAELTAGRDGGACITAVVMQLEFQKDERPADPPEGIVDLLATSIRQRDHLFPWKEGLYLLVLPGSDRASSLDVAERLVRKLQRWAQLKGLMVRAAVGTAALNEGAGTAESVVELAARRLKSIHLNS from the coding sequence ATGTCCGTAGCTTACGCTCTCGAGAAGATATGGGGGCCGCACCTCAGCCAGCGGGAGCTGGAGGTCGGCCGCCTCGTCGTGGCAGGGTACTCCACCCAGAAGATTGCCGAGACGCTGTTCATATCAGAGAACACCGTGAAGACCCACCTTAGGAACCTGTTCCGGAAGACAAAGACACGCAGCCGGATCGAACTGTATCGCAAGCTGGTGGAAAGCGGGGTCGCAGCCCCCAGCCTGCGCACCTTCGGGGAGTCGCTGCCCGACAGGTTCGAGCCCCTCTTCGCCGAGCTGACGGCCGGGCGCGACGGGGGGGCCTGCATCACGGCCGTGGTGATGCAGCTGGAGTTCCAGAAAGACGAGCGGCCCGCAGATCCGCCCGAAGGCATCGTCGACCTGCTGGCGACCTCCATCAGGCAACGGGACCACCTGTTCCCCTGGAAGGAAGGCCTCTATCTCCTGGTCCTTCCCGGCAGTGATCGGGCCAGCTCCCTGGACGTGGCCGAGCGGCTCGTGCGCAAGCTGCAGCGCTGGGCGCAGTTGAAGGGCCTCATGGTGCGGGCGGCGGTCGGGACCGCAGCCCTGAACGAGGGAGCCGGGACCGCCGAGTCGGTGGTCGAGCTGGCGGCCCGCCGGCTCAAGAGCATACATCTGAACTCGTAA
- a CDS encoding MarR family winged helix-turn-helix transcriptional regulator, whose translation MGVCHLSRVDVEALERIALVRRLASRLEQQCERVLRTEYGLSWPQFQVLRELSVEKPTMLQQVNDAVYCTRGNLAAIIDRLERDGWLKRFRLQGDRRVVMLGLTEKGARVTEITQELRRRLMEWMGPTWDEAQEIHVHLEALLQDMTDPLGSRVQVEEDDELVAAG comes from the coding sequence GTGGGGGTGTGTCACCTGAGCCGAGTGGATGTGGAGGCGCTGGAGCGGATCGCCCTGGTGCGGCGGTTGGCCAGCAGGCTGGAACAGCAGTGTGAACGGGTTCTGCGGACCGAGTACGGGTTGAGTTGGCCCCAGTTTCAGGTTCTCCGGGAGCTCTCGGTGGAGAAGCCGACGATGCTTCAGCAGGTGAACGACGCGGTCTACTGCACTCGCGGCAACCTGGCGGCGATCATCGACCGCCTGGAGCGGGACGGCTGGCTGAAGCGCTTTCGGCTTCAGGGGGACCGCCGGGTGGTCATGCTGGGTCTCACCGAGAAGGGGGCCCGGGTGACCGAGATCACGCAGGAGCTCCGCAGACGGCTGATGGAGTGGATGGGTCCGACCTGGGATGAGGCGCAGGAGATCCACGTGCACCTCGAGGCGCTCCTGCAGGATATGACGGACCCGCTGGGTTCCCGGGTGCAAGTCGAGGAGGATGACGAACTGGTGGCCGCCGGTTAA
- a CDS encoding MarR family transcriptional regulator has translation MAASAAPLDPLAYVQTASVVSHILQTRCDSYLKRTYGLSWPGFTVLRTLRQAGPTSAKRLTAALACTHSNITGIVDRLERDGWVRRTRSTQDRRVIYLELTPKGEKIGEVEEGLHRFLTLSLEPWFGEMHPLFERLQALEALVTGEDAAEA, from the coding sequence ATGGCAGCGAGCGCTGCACCGCTTGACCCGCTGGCCTACGTTCAGACTGCATCCGTGGTTTCCCACATCCTGCAGACCCGGTGCGACAGCTACCTGAAGCGGACTTACGGCCTGAGCTGGCCGGGGTTCACGGTCCTCCGCACCCTGCGCCAGGCGGGCCCCACGTCCGCCAAGCGGCTGACGGCCGCACTGGCCTGCACCCACAGCAACATCACCGGCATCGTCGACCGCCTGGAGCGCGACGGCTGGGTGAGGCGCACCCGCTCCACCCAGGACCGCCGGGTGATCTACCTGGAGCTGACCCCGAAGGGCGAGAAGATCGGCGAGGTGGAGGAGGGGCTGCACCGCTTCCTCACCCTCTCGCTGGAGCCGTGGTTCGGCGAGATGCACCCGCTCTTCGAGCGGCTCCAGGCGCTGGAGGCGCTCGTGACCGGGGAGGATGCGGCGGAGGCATAG
- a CDS encoding TasA family protein has product MRRIRALIMGLMSTVLLGGALGGATFALFSASAASEGAALTAGTLEISASQSTAWSADVGNLAPGDVSSREITVANTGSLRLAYVATASNKGPIFSGDTPATVQIANAFGILSPGESATMTLTVALPLEANNDYQKRKGETTITIRAYQTKNVTAKPAEAVLTQDNTPLFDLLWDVYEIRDSDGNTIDLEYADMSEIYTRLPDGLIVRGGFGRWLQFPNSAPDGSYLFVVLTRDGSVYHFTIDHVAN; this is encoded by the coding sequence ATGCGACGGATTCGAGCGTTGATCATGGGTCTCATGTCGACGGTGCTCCTTGGCGGCGCGTTGGGCGGGGCCACCTTTGCTCTCTTCAGCGCGTCTGCAGCTTCCGAAGGTGCCGCGCTCACGGCGGGCACGCTGGAGATCAGCGCAAGTCAGAGCACGGCGTGGTCGGCAGACGTGGGTAACCTGGCCCCGGGTGATGTGTCTTCGCGGGAGATTACGGTGGCGAACACGGGCTCCCTGCGGCTGGCCTACGTCGCCACCGCCAGCAACAAGGGGCCGATCTTCAGCGGAGACACCCCGGCGACCGTGCAGATTGCGAACGCCTTCGGAATCCTGAGCCCCGGAGAGTCGGCCACCATGACGTTGACCGTTGCCCTACCGCTGGAAGCCAACAATGACTACCAGAAGAGGAAGGGTGAGACGACCATCACCATCCGCGCCTACCAGACGAAGAACGTTACCGCGAAGCCGGCCGAAGCCGTCCTGACGCAGGACAACACCCCGCTCTTCGACCTGCTCTGGGACGTGTATGAGATCCGGGACAGCGACGGGAACACGATCGACCTGGAGTATGCTGATATGTCAGAAATCTACACGCGCCTGCCTGACGGCCTCATCGTCCGCGGGGGCTTCGGGCGATGGCTCCAGTTCCCTAACTCGGCTCCCGATGGCAGCTACCTCTTCGTGGTCCTCACCCGTGACGGCAGCGTCTACCACTTCACCATCGATCATGTCGCCAACTAG